A stretch of the Cryptosporangium minutisporangium genome encodes the following:
- a CDS encoding ABC transporter, producing the protein MLRFALAAAWPTVRAARTGPFLLAAAAGLLLLAVPAALNTALDPESLTLQLRLAAVCAGIGAVFLLDDPSKPTTLVVPGPAWVTTALRVGLALGVAAVWWVVALTIVLTGAEEGVGDLLLLPGTTLEAATIIVLALALAVAGYRLAERGVASAITAPALLVVVGAAALLPRGVALFVGVTDPAWAAAHDRWGVVLAGAGAALLIGAIVRR; encoded by the coding sequence GTGCTGAGGTTCGCGCTGGCCGCAGCGTGGCCGACCGTCCGCGCCGCCCGCACCGGACCGTTCCTCCTCGCGGCGGCTGCCGGGCTCCTCCTGCTCGCCGTGCCGGCCGCGCTGAACACCGCGCTCGACCCCGAATCGCTCACGCTGCAACTCCGGCTGGCCGCCGTCTGCGCGGGTATCGGTGCGGTGTTCCTGCTCGACGACCCGTCGAAACCCACGACCCTGGTGGTTCCCGGACCGGCCTGGGTGACCACCGCACTCCGGGTAGGGCTCGCGCTCGGCGTCGCCGCCGTCTGGTGGGTCGTGGCACTGACGATCGTGCTGACCGGCGCCGAGGAGGGCGTCGGAGATCTGCTGCTCCTGCCCGGCACGACGCTCGAGGCGGCGACGATCATCGTCCTCGCGCTCGCGCTCGCGGTGGCCGGGTACCGGCTGGCCGAGCGTGGGGTGGCCAGCGCGATCACCGCTCCGGCCCTGCTGGTGGTCGTCGGTGCGGCGGCGCTGCTCCCGCGGGGCGTGGCGCTGTTCGTCGGGGTCACCGATCCGGCCTGGGCCGCCGCGCACGACCGCTGGGGCGTCGTGCTCGCCGGTGCGGGCGCGGCACTGCTGATCGGAGCGATCGTGCGGCGCTAG
- a CDS encoding ABC transporter ATP-binding protein, which yields MTTSTDFAVRATGLSLRYGRTVALDDVSFTLGTGVTGLLGPNGAGKTTLLRIVATAVTPDSGNLRIFGHDPLTGSGRLAARRRIGYLPQDPGFHRSFTAFEFVDYVAILKELTDRRSRHAEVRRALDAVGLSDRRGDRIRTLSGGSRQRVALAAALVGDPDVLILDEPTVGLDPEQRMRFRELVAEIAEERTVLLSTHQTEDVTSLCREVIVLDHGGVRFSGSPADLTALASGRVWTSSEREPNALVSWRTGTGLFRHVGDPPPGAELIDPTLEDGYLTLVDLAAAGAR from the coding sequence ATGACCACGTCGACCGATTTCGCCGTCCGTGCGACCGGTCTCTCGCTCCGCTACGGACGGACGGTGGCGCTCGACGACGTCTCGTTCACCCTGGGCACCGGCGTGACCGGTCTGCTCGGTCCGAACGGAGCAGGCAAGACGACGTTGCTGCGGATCGTCGCGACCGCGGTGACCCCGGACTCGGGGAACCTGCGGATCTTCGGGCACGACCCGCTGACCGGCTCCGGCCGGCTGGCCGCCCGGCGTCGGATCGGATACCTGCCGCAGGATCCCGGGTTCCACCGCTCGTTCACCGCGTTCGAGTTCGTCGACTACGTCGCGATCCTCAAGGAGCTGACCGACCGGCGGAGCAGGCACGCCGAGGTTCGGCGTGCGCTGGACGCAGTCGGCCTGAGCGACCGGCGCGGTGATCGGATCCGGACGCTCTCCGGCGGCTCCCGCCAGCGAGTCGCCCTGGCGGCGGCGCTGGTCGGCGATCCGGACGTCCTCATCCTCGACGAGCCGACCGTCGGCCTCGACCCGGAACAGCGCATGCGCTTCCGGGAACTCGTCGCCGAGATCGCCGAGGAACGCACGGTCCTGCTCTCCACTCATCAGACCGAGGACGTCACCTCGCTCTGCCGCGAGGTGATCGTCCTGGACCACGGCGGGGTGCGGTTCAGCGGCTCGCCGGCCGACCTGACCGCGCTCGCCAGCGGCCGGGTCTGGACGAGCAGCGAGCGGGAGCCGAACGCGCTGGTGTCCTGGCGGACCGGCACGGGCCTGTTCCGGCACGTCGGCGATCCGCCGCCCGGGGCAGAGCTGATCGACCCGACGTTGGAGGACGGTTACCTGACGCTGGTGGACCTGGCCGCGGCCGGTGCCCGATGA
- a CDS encoding zf-HC2 domain-containing protein yields the protein MNSRWHVSQADLAGYAAGTLPVPALWSVEAHVAACATCRDELSAVAGPTVVDAGWERLDAELDAPRPGAIERLLVACGVPEYTGRLLAATPALRGSWLTAVAVTLTLAALLAQYVDPVVFLALTPLLPLIGVAVSFGPGIDPTYETTVVAPFSTFRLLLLRCAAVLSANTVLAAAASLTMAEYGLRIVGWFLPSLALTIVTLLLTPRLGSVPAAAVVGLGWFGVVFSTDALHSTSSAPYSVAGQSAIAAAALVAAIALRHQIAAFDRTRPTAWRPR from the coding sequence ATGAACTCACGGTGGCACGTATCGCAAGCCGACCTGGCCGGGTACGCCGCAGGCACCCTGCCGGTGCCCGCCCTGTGGTCGGTGGAGGCGCACGTCGCGGCGTGCGCAACCTGCCGGGACGAACTGAGCGCCGTCGCCGGACCGACCGTGGTCGACGCCGGTTGGGAGCGGCTCGACGCCGAACTGGACGCACCGCGGCCCGGGGCGATCGAGCGGTTGCTGGTCGCGTGCGGCGTCCCGGAGTACACCGGGCGACTGCTCGCGGCGACCCCGGCGCTGCGGGGGTCCTGGCTCACCGCGGTCGCCGTGACGCTCACACTCGCCGCCCTGCTGGCCCAGTACGTCGATCCGGTCGTATTCCTCGCGCTGACACCGCTGCTGCCGCTGATCGGCGTCGCTGTCTCGTTCGGGCCGGGCATCGACCCGACCTACGAGACCACGGTCGTCGCCCCGTTCTCCACGTTCCGCCTGCTCCTTCTCCGCTGCGCGGCCGTGCTCTCGGCCAACACCGTCCTGGCGGCCGCCGCCAGCCTGACGATGGCCGAGTACGGCCTCCGGATCGTCGGCTGGTTCCTGCCGTCGCTGGCCCTGACCATCGTGACGCTGCTCCTGACGCCGCGCCTCGGCTCGGTACCGGCCGCCGCGGTGGTCGGGCTCGGCTGGTTCGGCGTGGTCTTCAGCACCGACGCACTGCACTCCACGTCCTCGGCGCCGTACTCGGTGGCCGGACAGTCCGCCATCGCCGCAGCCGCCCTCGTCGCGGCGATAGCCCTGCGGCACCAGATCGCCGCGTTCGACCGCACCCGTCCGACCGCCTGGAGGCCTCGATGA
- a CDS encoding RNA polymerase sigma factor produces MDTSPSDAELLARAAAGERAAFEAFYRRHAGWLVLRLRHRCDDHAVVDDVVQETFLGIWRGGAARYREQGDVTGWLWRIGSRRLVDALRRQSAKERLRQLMTRFRGGPEPSAEDVVLRGVQHGDLAGALARLSPELRAVLQATVLDGLTTREAAVLLGIPPGTVKTRAMRARRQLRQELA; encoded by the coding sequence GTGGACACTTCGCCGAGCGACGCCGAGCTGCTGGCGCGGGCAGCGGCCGGTGAGCGCGCCGCGTTCGAGGCGTTCTACCGCCGCCACGCCGGCTGGCTCGTGCTGCGCCTGCGGCACCGGTGCGACGACCACGCGGTGGTCGACGACGTCGTCCAGGAGACGTTCCTGGGTATTTGGCGGGGCGGCGCCGCGCGCTACCGCGAGCAGGGTGACGTCACCGGATGGCTGTGGCGGATCGGCTCCCGTCGCCTGGTCGACGCCCTGCGCAGGCAGAGCGCCAAGGAGCGCCTGCGCCAGCTGATGACCCGGTTCCGCGGCGGCCCGGAACCCTCCGCCGAGGACGTCGTGCTGCGCGGCGTCCAGCACGGCGATCTCGCGGGGGCGCTCGCGCGGCTCTCACCGGAGTTACGCGCCGTCCTGCAGGCCACCGTGCTCGACGGGCTGACCACCCGCGAGGCCGCGGTCCTGCTCGGCATCCCACCCGGAACCGTCAAGACGCGGGCGATGCGAGCCCGCCGGCAGCTGCGCCAGGAGCTGGCATGA
- a CDS encoding TIGR03619 family F420-dependent LLM class oxidoreductase: protein MEFGVSYSTATAGMDPDRLVGFARHAEACGFESFFVNEHLVLYPGAKLGPFDFPPALPYADPLDCLSFVAASTERILLGTAVLLLPYRHPVVLAKRLATIDALSRGRMRLLTVGVGTLPGEAAAVGVDFSSRGRRADEAIDVLRLLWRGDEHGVSHHGEFFGFENICSFPKPYGVAELPIHVGGSSRAAARRAGRRGNGYFPGGALTPQERVEQLELARAEARGAGRDPDALEYTRWGSIDLEPAQVEAYAAQGVTRLVVGAETTEQLSAFAKRFNLA, encoded by the coding sequence GTGGAATTCGGCGTCAGTTACAGCACCGCCACCGCCGGGATGGATCCGGATCGGCTCGTCGGCTTCGCCCGGCACGCCGAAGCGTGTGGCTTCGAGTCGTTCTTCGTCAACGAGCACCTCGTCCTCTATCCGGGCGCGAAGCTCGGGCCGTTCGATTTCCCGCCGGCGCTGCCCTACGCCGACCCGCTCGACTGTTTGAGCTTCGTCGCGGCGTCCACCGAACGGATCCTGTTGGGTACCGCGGTGCTGCTGCTGCCGTACCGGCACCCCGTGGTGCTGGCGAAACGGCTCGCGACGATCGACGCGCTGTCGCGGGGGCGGATGCGGCTGCTGACGGTCGGGGTCGGCACGCTGCCGGGCGAGGCCGCGGCGGTCGGCGTCGACTTCTCGAGTCGGGGCCGCCGAGCCGACGAGGCGATCGACGTTCTCCGGCTGCTCTGGCGTGGTGACGAACACGGCGTCAGTCACCACGGCGAATTCTTCGGATTCGAGAACATCTGCAGCTTCCCGAAGCCCTACGGAGTCGCCGAGCTGCCGATCCACGTCGGTGGATCCAGCCGGGCCGCCGCCCGGCGTGCCGGCCGCCGGGGCAACGGCTACTTCCCGGGCGGTGCGCTGACACCGCAGGAGCGCGTCGAACAGCTGGAGCTGGCGCGGGCGGAGGCTCGGGGTGCCGGGCGTGACCCGGACGCGCTGGAGTACACCCGGTGGGGCTCGATCGACCTGGAGCCGGCTCAAGTCGAGGCGTACGCCGCGCAGGGTGTCACCCGGTTGGTCGTGGGTGCGGAGACGACCGAGCAACTGTCGGCGTTCGCCAAGAGGTTCAACCTCGCCTGA
- a CDS encoding VOC family protein, with protein MSYPILRQTVLDCEDTRELAEFYRQLLGLEYRPGDEPENGDKDWLVLRNPGGAQLAFQQVEKLPRATWPEGQHPQQLHLDLTVSDPETLTAQRDRALALGAEPLLDRFDDPDEPLYVFADPAGHPFCIFVE; from the coding sequence ATGAGCTATCCGATCCTGCGACAGACGGTGTTGGACTGCGAGGACACCCGGGAGCTGGCCGAGTTCTACCGGCAGTTGCTCGGCTTGGAGTACCGGCCAGGGGACGAGCCGGAGAACGGCGACAAGGACTGGCTCGTGCTCCGCAATCCGGGCGGGGCTCAGCTCGCGTTCCAGCAGGTCGAGAAACTCCCCAGAGCGACCTGGCCGGAGGGCCAGCACCCGCAGCAGCTGCACCTCGACCTCACGGTGTCCGACCCCGAAACGCTCACCGCGCAGCGCGACCGCGCGCTGGCACTCGGGGCCGAGCCGCTCCTCGACCGGTTCGACGATCCGGACGAGCCGCTCTACGTCTTCGCCGACCCGGCCGGCCACCCGTTCTGCATCTTCGTCGAGTAG
- a CDS encoding tetratricopeptide repeat protein — MAGWSLTGRSNPKPVLKITDQRGRPPRLGDVSLSDLGVHAPHPTYVAREADTALAKLFADDAPLIVVHGKRLVGATRTLAEAARTHLPDHTLLAFHPDPRIPLTELVAAAKRYAKNGAVLWFDGAGTELLRQLGQVELPAGVRALVTAHAGLLGGARLPDPVPGAAVEVGPLTASELDALREAQSDVPADAKATRVGLLLVPLEPVKTALSGDSDERSIRFDRQALLHLLTDWQRMDPPVPLTAKILVTLYGDYRRELAHLDGRAAVSTPGRERAMEWALELGLLTEVFAKGGEFYYGSGLLSAVADGQRRPVSGPFWQYVARAFEPDARRTIGLTAFDRGDYPHARDLLDQLDDVPQHVTYVIAYRAHRGGSVAIARRWYEKAIAAGSVPALVDLGVLEAAEGRADEARKWFQAAVDTGDATEAPRAMRGFGVLEKEQGNPEQARQWFVDAVGGEDSVQAANAMVDLGVLAEERGEVDEARSWYEKASESHQPAAASVAGANLRVLTDEPSTDPAADPPATEDAAPADAEDAAPADAAEPEDAATPEPEDAATSEEPGSAR; from the coding sequence GTGGCGGGATGGTCCCTGACCGGCCGGTCCAACCCGAAACCCGTGCTGAAGATCACTGACCAGCGCGGCCGGCCTCCGCGCCTCGGCGACGTCTCGCTGAGTGACCTCGGTGTGCACGCCCCGCACCCCACCTACGTCGCCCGCGAGGCCGATACCGCGCTGGCGAAACTGTTCGCCGACGATGCCCCGCTGATCGTCGTCCACGGGAAAAGGCTGGTCGGTGCGACCCGCACCCTGGCCGAAGCGGCCAGGACCCACCTGCCGGACCACACCCTGCTGGCGTTCCACCCGGACCCACGGATACCGCTGACCGAGCTGGTCGCGGCCGCGAAGCGGTACGCGAAGAACGGCGCGGTGCTCTGGTTCGACGGCGCGGGTACCGAGCTGCTCCGGCAGCTCGGCCAGGTGGAGCTCCCGGCGGGGGTACGGGCGTTGGTCACCGCCCACGCCGGTCTGCTCGGCGGTGCCCGGTTGCCCGACCCGGTGCCGGGTGCGGCGGTCGAGGTCGGTCCCCTCACCGCGAGCGAGCTGGACGCTCTGCGCGAGGCCCAGAGCGACGTACCGGCCGACGCGAAGGCCACCAGGGTGGGGCTGCTGCTCGTACCGCTGGAGCCGGTGAAGACCGCGCTGTCCGGCGACAGCGACGAGCGCAGCATCCGGTTCGACCGGCAGGCGCTGCTGCACCTGCTCACCGACTGGCAGCGGATGGATCCGCCGGTGCCGCTGACCGCCAAGATCCTGGTGACGCTCTACGGCGACTACCGGCGCGAGCTGGCACATCTCGACGGGCGGGCCGCGGTGTCGACGCCGGGGCGCGAGCGCGCGATGGAGTGGGCGCTGGAGCTCGGGCTGCTCACCGAGGTGTTCGCGAAGGGCGGCGAGTTCTACTACGGCAGCGGGCTGCTGTCGGCGGTCGCGGACGGACAGCGGCGGCCGGTGAGCGGGCCGTTCTGGCAGTACGTCGCCCGGGCGTTCGAGCCGGATGCCCGCCGCACGATCGGTCTGACCGCGTTCGACCGCGGCGACTACCCGCACGCCCGCGACCTGCTCGACCAGCTGGACGACGTCCCACAGCACGTGACGTACGTGATCGCGTACCGGGCGCACCGCGGCGGCAGCGTGGCCATCGCGCGGCGCTGGTACGAGAAGGCGATCGCGGCCGGGTCGGTGCCGGCGCTGGTCGATCTCGGGGTACTGGAGGCCGCCGAGGGGCGGGCGGACGAAGCGCGGAAGTGGTTCCAGGCGGCGGTCGACACCGGGGACGCCACGGAGGCCCCCCGCGCGATGCGGGGTTTCGGGGTGCTGGAGAAGGAGCAGGGCAACCCGGAGCAGGCCCGGCAGTGGTTCGTCGACGCGGTGGGCGGCGAGGACTCGGTGCAGGCCGCGAACGCGATGGTCGATCTCGGTGTGCTGGCGGAGGAGCGCGGAGAGGTCGACGAGGCCCGCTCCTGGTACGAGAAGGCGAGCGAGAGCCACCAGCCGGCCGCCGCGTCCGTCGCCGGCGCCAACCTGCGCGTCCTGACCGACGAACCGAGCACCGACCCTGCCGCCGACCCGCCAGCCACCGAGGACGCCGCACCGGCCGACGCCGAAGACGCCGCACCGGCCGACGCGGCCGAACCCGAGGACGCTGCGACGCCCGAACCCGAGGACGCCGCAACGTCCGAGGAGCCCGGCTCCGCTCGCTGA
- a CDS encoding NACHT domain-containing protein, with translation MAPGPVFVSRTSDMAEYPADRSFAEAALRGIVRAERTPIDMEYFAARDREPATYCRQRVRESAVYVGIIGFRYGSLVPGAELSYTELEFRTATEAGIPRLVFLLDEEAPIPRRLVDQDGAAIDAFRGRLWRAGFVSQQVDTPAALELAVYQALRELDAAEADDEWPTAHRAALSGRYRHLDLDVLTPTGHDDHPPMRLQSVFVPPRVRADPPRGSGSPVLDVLAGSERHLVLLGDPGAGKSTLVRFVALALADDEGSLPALAGHLPIVVELGSYGRWATEGSVLDYLDREYRLAGSGIPRGRLVDYLDGGGPALVLFDGLDEVLEPQLRELVARQIVTTVSRWPNLRAVVTSRTVGYRRAPLENAGFTHFVLEDFDAGRVETFLATWYARAGQPDAGHRLENAIRSSPSLRELAGNPLLLTMLAIAGRRHELPRDRRSVYAHAASVLVEEWDGSRHLREGRVAMDHVDRDDRFALLRRVAARVQSGDRLTRADLLAEFGDYLAERYGEPPGRAKIVASALVDQFVERSFLLRRCDDRSYVFVHRAFLEYFAAAALTHRFRELCTLHWDDPAWHDVLVLLAGVVDVRVVGQVVDDLLGTDPLWWLRDRAMPRPLLLAVRCLGEVRPVGRLVPQGRRVIRALMLALVHASAVGSATALAEFEDGVLPVLATLGAAWPGRDEYRDWYLTHGRSLPSPTGVRVLGALCAEDETIRRFLYDLVTTSDAAELAAAAVEALADHHPHTPGWLHEQAASAHAAVRAAALRALARHWRSRAAFRTLVGHRALHDDAPLVRATAVQILGETWPDGDSLLRTVAVQDRAPLLRRAALEKLAARWADDPRTLRLLQERAAGDPHAEPRWVALAAISRLRPREPSTLALVVDRLTFDDGPLVGRQAATILRRDWSDHADAQKALRAAPATARPVHGDGSAFTVLADDTRRDAEALAQVRSITENSRGWIAHAAVYALADRWPDDPDTLRTLTGLVETATDDAVVRTAAMTVLAERWTHDPDVRRLVLRRAMDDSAQSVRHSVVSIVARVRPDEDTRRLLLDRAANDPDDDVRLVAVQVLAAWWPDEPETLRTLGERAASSAAALDGFTARQLLAAGWPADQAAR, from the coding sequence GTGGCTCCCGGACCGGTCTTCGTCAGCCGGACCTCCGACATGGCGGAGTACCCCGCCGACCGATCGTTCGCCGAGGCGGCACTCCGCGGAATCGTCCGCGCCGAACGGACGCCCATCGACATGGAGTACTTCGCCGCACGCGACCGCGAGCCCGCGACCTACTGCCGCCAGCGCGTCCGCGAGAGCGCCGTCTACGTCGGGATCATCGGCTTCCGCTACGGGTCGCTCGTGCCCGGCGCCGAACTGTCCTATACCGAGCTTGAGTTCCGGACGGCCACCGAAGCCGGCATCCCGAGGCTGGTCTTCCTCCTCGACGAGGAGGCGCCGATACCGCGGCGCCTCGTCGACCAGGACGGAGCAGCGATCGACGCGTTCCGGGGACGGCTGTGGCGGGCCGGTTTCGTCAGCCAGCAGGTCGACACACCCGCCGCCCTGGAGCTCGCCGTCTACCAGGCGCTCCGCGAACTCGACGCCGCCGAGGCGGACGACGAGTGGCCGACGGCTCACCGAGCAGCGCTGTCCGGGCGGTACCGGCACCTGGACCTCGACGTGCTCACACCGACGGGCCACGACGACCATCCGCCGATGCGGCTCCAGTCGGTGTTCGTACCTCCGCGGGTACGTGCCGACCCGCCGCGGGGCTCGGGGAGCCCGGTCCTGGACGTCCTCGCGGGTTCCGAGCGCCACCTGGTCCTGCTCGGCGACCCGGGGGCAGGCAAGTCGACGCTGGTCCGGTTCGTGGCGCTCGCGCTGGCCGACGACGAGGGTTCGCTCCCAGCCCTCGCCGGCCACCTGCCGATCGTCGTCGAGCTGGGGTCGTACGGTCGGTGGGCCACGGAGGGCTCGGTCCTGGACTACCTGGACCGCGAGTACCGGCTGGCCGGTAGCGGGATTCCGCGCGGACGACTCGTCGACTATCTCGACGGTGGGGGTCCGGCGCTGGTGCTGTTCGACGGCCTCGACGAGGTGCTCGAACCGCAGCTGCGGGAGCTGGTGGCCCGGCAGATCGTGACGACGGTGAGCCGCTGGCCGAACCTTCGTGCGGTGGTCACTTCACGGACGGTGGGTTACCGGCGCGCTCCGTTGGAGAATGCGGGGTTCACCCACTTCGTCCTCGAGGACTTCGACGCCGGGCGGGTCGAGACGTTCCTGGCGACCTGGTACGCCCGCGCCGGTCAGCCGGACGCCGGTCACCGCTTGGAAAACGCGATTCGGAGCTCACCGTCGCTGCGGGAGCTAGCAGGCAACCCGCTGCTCCTGACGATGCTGGCGATCGCCGGGCGTCGCCACGAACTCCCCCGGGACCGACGGAGCGTCTACGCCCACGCCGCCTCCGTGCTGGTGGAGGAGTGGGACGGGAGCCGCCACCTGCGTGAAGGGCGGGTGGCGATGGACCACGTCGACCGAGACGATCGGTTCGCGCTGCTCCGGCGCGTGGCCGCGCGCGTCCAGAGCGGTGACCGTCTGACCCGCGCGGATCTGCTCGCGGAGTTCGGCGACTACCTGGCCGAGCGGTACGGCGAGCCACCGGGCCGGGCGAAGATCGTCGCGAGCGCGCTGGTCGACCAGTTCGTCGAGCGCAGCTTCCTGCTGCGCCGGTGCGACGACCGAAGCTACGTGTTCGTCCATCGGGCGTTCCTGGAGTACTTCGCCGCGGCGGCGCTCACGCACCGGTTCCGCGAGCTCTGCACCCTCCACTGGGACGACCCGGCCTGGCACGACGTCCTGGTGCTGCTGGCCGGAGTTGTGGACGTCCGCGTGGTCGGCCAGGTCGTCGACGACCTGTTAGGCACCGACCCGCTGTGGTGGCTCCGCGACCGGGCGATGCCCCGCCCGCTGCTCCTCGCGGTCCGGTGCCTCGGCGAAGTCCGTCCGGTCGGTCGGCTCGTCCCGCAGGGTCGTCGGGTGATCCGCGCGCTCATGCTCGCGTTGGTGCACGCGAGCGCCGTCGGCTCGGCGACCGCGCTCGCCGAGTTCGAGGACGGCGTCCTGCCGGTGTTGGCGACGCTCGGCGCGGCCTGGCCCGGTCGCGACGAATACCGCGACTGGTACCTCACGCACGGCCGGAGCCTTCCGTCGCCCACCGGCGTTCGGGTGCTCGGCGCGCTCTGCGCCGAAGACGAGACGATCCGACGGTTCCTGTACGACCTGGTCACCACGTCGGACGCCGCGGAACTGGCCGCCGCAGCCGTGGAAGCTCTCGCCGACCACCACCCGCACACTCCTGGCTGGCTGCACGAGCAGGCGGCCTCGGCGCACGCCGCGGTACGGGCGGCCGCGCTGCGGGCGCTGGCGCGGCACTGGCGAAGCCGGGCGGCCTTCAGGACGCTCGTCGGCCACCGCGCGCTCCACGACGACGCGCCTCTCGTCCGGGCCACAGCCGTGCAGATCCTGGGCGAGACGTGGCCGGACGGAGACAGCCTCCTCCGAACCGTCGCGGTCCAGGACCGGGCGCCGCTCCTGCGGCGGGCGGCGCTCGAGAAGCTGGCCGCGCGCTGGGCGGACGACCCCCGTACCCTGCGTCTGCTCCAGGAACGCGCGGCCGGGGATCCCCACGCCGAACCGCGCTGGGTCGCCCTCGCCGCGATCAGCCGCCTCCGCCCTCGGGAGCCGAGCACGTTGGCCCTCGTCGTCGACCGGCTGACGTTCGACGACGGTCCGCTGGTCGGCCGGCAGGCGGCCACGATCCTCCGACGCGACTGGAGCGACCACGCGGACGCGCAGAAGGCGCTTCGAGCCGCCCCCGCGACCGCCCGGCCCGTGCACGGTGACGGGTCGGCCTTCACGGTGCTCGCCGACGACACACGCCGCGACGCCGAGGCCCTGGCACAGGTTCGGTCGATCACCGAGAACTCCCGCGGATGGATCGCGCACGCGGCGGTGTACGCGCTCGCCGACCGCTGGCCGGACGATCCCGACACGCTCCGGACGCTGACCGGGCTCGTCGAGACGGCAACCGACGACGCCGTCGTCCGCACGGCCGCGATGACCGTGCTGGCCGAGCGGTGGACGCACGACCCTGACGTTCGACGACTGGTGCTGCGCCGCGCCATGGACGACTCGGCGCAGTCGGTCCGGCACAGCGTGGTCAGCATCGTGGCCCGGGTTCGGCCCGACGAGGACACCCGGCGGCTGCTGCTCGATCGGGCCGCCAACGACCCGGACGACGACGTGCGTCTGGTCGCGGTGCAGGTGCTCGCCGCCTGGTGGCCGGACGAGCCGGAGACCCTACGGACGCTCGGTGAGCGTGCGGCGTCGTCCGCGGCGGCCCTGGACGGGTTCACCGCCCGTCAGTTGCTGGCTGCTGGGTGGCCCGCCGATCAAGCCGCTCGCTGA
- a CDS encoding alpha/beta hydrolase, with translation MSVTFRSHDGTRLIGTLAVPPHPPTRSAVLVHGGGVSRDEGGFYVRLAEALTAAGIASLRFDLRGHGESGGRQEELTLAAVANDVRAALDEVSRLAAPPTLIGTSFSGGICALVAASCTLRSLVLYNPLLDYKRRFVDEKPYWSGDRINPAAAAELDRCGYVEHSPSFKLGRALLNEVFHLSARDALRRIATPTLLVHGSKDTFVNVDSSREAVDQVPAKCTLIEIDGAQHGFAVHDDPDYADPRTREWQALVIRETVAWITTH, from the coding sequence ATGTCCGTCACATTCCGTAGCCACGACGGTACTCGACTCATCGGCACCCTGGCCGTGCCGCCGCATCCGCCGACCCGGTCGGCGGTGCTCGTCCACGGCGGTGGGGTGAGCCGCGACGAAGGCGGCTTCTACGTCCGGCTCGCCGAGGCACTCACCGCGGCCGGCATCGCCTCCCTCCGATTCGACCTGCGAGGTCACGGCGAGAGCGGCGGACGCCAGGAGGAGCTGACGTTGGCCGCCGTCGCCAACGACGTACGGGCCGCACTGGACGAGGTCAGCCGGCTCGCGGCACCTCCGACGCTGATCGGAACGAGCTTCAGCGGCGGTATCTGTGCGCTGGTGGCCGCGTCCTGCACCCTCCGGAGCCTGGTCCTGTACAACCCGCTCCTCGACTACAAGCGAAGATTTGTGGACGAGAAGCCGTACTGGTCCGGCGACCGGATCAACCCGGCGGCCGCCGCGGAGCTGGACCGCTGCGGTTACGTCGAGCACTCACCGTCGTTCAAGCTCGGGCGCGCGCTGCTCAACGAGGTGTTCCACCTGTCCGCCCGGGACGCGTTACGTCGCATCGCAACGCCCACACTGCTCGTGCACGGCAGCAAGGACACGTTCGTCAACGTCGACTCGTCGCGCGAGGCGGTCGACCAGGTGCCCGCCAAGTGCACACTGATCGAGATCGACGGGGCGCAGCACGGGTTCGCCGTGCACGACGACCCCGATTACGCGGATCCGCGGACCCGGGAGTGGCAGGCCCTGGTCATCCGCGAGACCGTCGCGTGGATCACGACCCACTGA
- a CDS encoding maleylpyruvate isomerase family mycothiol-dependent enzyme, whose amino-acid sequence MDHGEYCKALFREIDRLAALLSDADLTTAVPSCPAWDLAKLAAHVGSTERWVTAMISSGSTERLPLSDYEQDIPTEATALSDWVAAGVDALISALVAAPAHQQVWTLGGATRPTLFWARRMLHEATVHRVDAALALGAPATIDPAVATDGVEELLTILPYAPRLAGFGAVRGDGRSIELVATDVDVRWCIDIGSSGFEWSRVTAASDADVTATAPIAGLYLFLWGRPSVPQITGDSGLLARWSAATAF is encoded by the coding sequence ATGGACCACGGGGAATACTGCAAAGCGCTGTTCCGCGAGATCGATCGGTTAGCCGCGCTCCTGTCGGACGCCGACCTGACCACGGCGGTCCCGAGCTGCCCCGCCTGGGACCTGGCGAAGCTCGCTGCTCACGTCGGCTCGACCGAGCGGTGGGTCACCGCGATGATCTCCTCCGGCTCCACCGAGAGGCTGCCGCTCTCGGATTACGAGCAGGACATCCCCACCGAGGCGACCGCGCTGTCCGACTGGGTAGCCGCCGGCGTCGACGCGCTGATCAGCGCTCTCGTCGCGGCCCCTGCGCACCAGCAGGTGTGGACGCTCGGCGGAGCAACCCGCCCCACGCTGTTCTGGGCCCGGCGGATGCTCCACGAGGCAACCGTCCATCGAGTGGACGCCGCACTGGCGCTCGGCGCCCCCGCCACCATCGATCCGGCGGTGGCCACCGATGGTGTAGAGGAACTGCTGACGATCCTTCCGTACGCACCCCGGCTGGCCGGTTTCGGTGCGGTCCGCGGGGACGGGCGGTCGATCGAGCTGGTCGCTACCGACGTCGACGTCCGGTGGTGCATCGACATCGGCTCGTCCGGGTTCGAGTGGTCCCGGGTGACGGCCGCGTCCGACGCCGACGTCACGGCAACCGCCCCGATCGCCGGCCTCTACCTGTTCCTCTGGGGACGGCCTTCGGTCCCGCAGATCACCGGTGACTCCGGCCTCCTGGCCCGCTGGTCGGCCGCGACCGCTTTTTAG